Sequence from the Suncus etruscus isolate mSunEtr1 chromosome 1, mSunEtr1.pri.cur, whole genome shotgun sequence genome:
tctatttgtttcttgaCCTTGTTAACTAATGATATGTGGCTGAGTGCAATTTCTACCATCAGTTCTCAGCCTTCATGACCTCTTTAGTTTTGTGAAAACTTTGAGATTACAAGATTATATTATTATTGGAACTGGGCTTTTTAATCACCCCCCTCCCCCGGAATTgccagttatctttttttttttttttttttttttttggtttttgggccacacccggtgacactcaggggttactcctggctatgcgctcagaagtcactcctggcttgggggaccatatgggatgccgggggatcgaaccgtggtccgtcctaggctagcactctcaaggcagacactttacctctagcgccaccacgccggccccgccAGTTATCTTTTTGACTTAATTTCTGATTAATGAATTTGTTTTaaagttctctttttttgctttctaCCTAATAGCCCTCTCCTACCGTATTTATTCTAGTATAACACgcaaaattttctatcaaaaaaaaaaaaaaagaaattgaagtttGGGTGCGCGTTATAAACGAGGGCTGGCGTGGAGTGGCAGTGGTGGCCGGTCCAATGAGGGCAcaggcgaattgtgagttcgcactgtGCCTTTTCCAGGTTGCACCACTCACTGTACTCAAgggtgaataaaaaaaaaacactcaagaaacctggcctatctctcgtgacatcctgggttcaaacatcatgggaagacataccaaaagaaatgatcatcaagagttttttgaaggcaggtatcagcaatcaaatggacggcacagaagacgacTGCTGTGGAATTCTGACTCAGAggaaagcgaagaaactggagaaacagatgttcctgccaactgggacactgatgaaaaattaacttgaGCAGAATGcaaacaactctttagtgtatctgatgatgaatctgactttgaagcattttaaagaaatattgttattggtaattttattttggtagtgtttataccagtttacggtgtcaataaatgatttttatcatggctgtatgtgttcaacaacttttttgtcaattacaatgtttggtgtgaaacaaaattttatactgatttttaatagaaaattaggggtgcgccacatcacaaagaatgagaacaatcagtgctggcggggatgtgaagagaaaggaactcttatccactgctggtgggaatgccatctagtctaacctctatggaaagcgatatggagattcctccaaaaactggaaattgagcttccattcgacccagctattccactcctaggaatataccctaggaacacaagaatacaatacaaaaatcccttcctcacacctatatttattgcagtactattcacaatagccaggctctggaaacaaccaagatgcccttcaacaggtgaatggctaaagaaattctggtacatatacacaatggaatattatgcagttgtcaggagagatgaagtcatgaaattttcctatacatggatgtacatggactctatcatGCTgtctgaaataaatcagagggagagagataggtgcagaagagtttcactcatctatgggttttaagaaaaataaaagtcatttttgcaacaatcctcagagacaatgagtggagagctgtaacttccagctcacttcatgaagctcaccacaaagagtggtgaatgcagctatagaaataactacacagagaactaccataatcatgtgaatgaatgagggaactggaaagcctgtctggagtacaggtggggtggggtgggatggagggatatttgggacattggtgctgggaatgttgcactggtgaagggggtgttctttacacgactgaaacctaatcacaatcatatttgtaatcaaaatgtttagaaaattaggggtgcgcATTATACATGGGTGcatgttatactcgaataaatatggtaatAGCAGACTGGAACTAAATACAATAGTGAATTGAAGCATAGTCATTCTTAATAGATCTAATTTCAGTACCCACATTttagttttaaatgaaaatttcaagTCTCTTCAAATGTTAAAAAGAACTATTaaagggtctagagagatagatggataaatagataAAGATAATGTACAAATGCAAGACACTTGACCTAGTTCAAAACAtctgtcccccaagcactaccaggaatgatgctTTAGCACAGAAATAGCAGTAAGCATgtagcaccatcaggtatggttcaaaaccaACAAGAATTTAGATAAAAAATAGGCAATGTTCTGTGATGACATGATCATGATATTCCCTAACAACATTGCTGCTGAGACATGGAATTAAGACTCATAGTAATACTTGACTCTTTTAATTCTAGGCTCTAATATCTATCTACCATTTATGGATTATGTATAAAGCAAGCTCTTTTAGTCTGTTTTGTCATATATGAAGTGGGCATAAGACATAATCTCAAAGGCCTGTTACAAGCATTAACAGATATGTGGGATGAGGATATTGCTCAGTGTGGGACACTTGCTTCACATAATAGGTGTGAActctacttctttaaaaaataaaaataaataaaatggaaataatgaatatattttttacatcAGCATGAGAACAAATGGTAGATATGAtgcattcaaatatttttatttgatttttatacatGGGATGCAGGCAAAGTAGCAATCAAGATGGTCAATGGTAGAGCAGACTGTTAGTCCAGTAGACTGCCTAAGGCCTTTTGTAGCtcaatttgtttttctctctctagttACTTGGTCGATCCAGGACAAGTATTTGTAAACATTGGTATAGATGCCGACATCCCCTCCCATGAAGTGTCCAACCTCAATTCCCTGGAGTTTGTCTTTGCAGATGACAGTACCAACTGCCACCTCCTattatacagagagaaaagagaaaaagggtcaGATTTTGCAGGCAGCTTCTCTTTTTGAACCTAGCCCAACGATTGCATGTTGGACTGTGAATGAATTGGGACACAGAAAGTTTAGTTCCCTTTTCTAGCTTGCTATGACCTGTGTGATACTGACAAAGAAATGAGTCCTCTAAGAATTCACAGTATAAAATGTTGAAACCCCATTTATTTGTCCTAATTTTAAGTCAGCTCCAAATTGCTAAACtttgaatactttttaaaaaatacttattttcacTTGGAACTATGAGAAATGAGGGCCAAGAGAGCTGACTCATAGTAGAAAGACTGCCACTAAGGAGCATGAAGAAATGTGGTTATGACAGAGAGGGACCATTctagcattggtagtgggaaatgatcactctgtaaGAACTAGGAGCTAAACATAGgtaagtaatatgcatgatacccttttgtattgcaaaccacagtgcctaaaaaaaggaaagaaaaattacttgTCACAGAGGAGATTTTGGTgaagggaaggaaactgggacactggtggcaggaagtaGACATTGATGAATGACATTGAGTGAcattcaataatgaacaactttgtatctatgCATCTCATggtattcaattaaaaataaagaaaatatcttaggagagagaaaaatacccAGTAGTAGTGTTATTATTTATAGGATAcactttaataaattaaatccCTAAGGAGAACTCATTTCTGGAGAAGCAAGGGCTTTGAAGGAGCCTTATCAACTTATCAACTATCAGAAAATAGGGATTtccaatgaattttaaaatataataattaaggaTTTAATTAGgtcataaaaatagataaaataggaATGTAGATAAAATATTACCCCAAAAATTCGGTTAAACACTTTCGCAAATTTGACACATAATGAGTTCCTGTGAGTCCTTCCTTGTTCTGTGTCCTGGCATGCCTTTTCGGTCATCACGGGGCCTTCCAGGTTCTGCCTTAAATCAGGGTGTCTACCTGAGGaatgaaataattaaagaacTTTCACCCACATTTGGTATTTAGTTTTTACAACCTCCACCCTCTATTTCAACATGCCTTTTTTTCcaatgagaaaaagagaagacatGATCTTATTCATGATCATGACAGTAAAGTCAAATCCAGAGGATTTTAAAAGAACCTCTATGAGTCCTTAAAGAGCCTGGTTTTCTTTTATCTCTGTGCTTAGTCTTGAAGAATAAGAAATGGCCAAAATGAAATATCAGAGGTGTCATTTTTGAATAAAATGGGCCTaaatgggaagaggaagagaatctATTTCTTATGAAGTGGGCTACTGATAATCAGAGAAGTTGATAGTCTGCTTGTTTCAGTTGTCAGAGTTCTGAAGACACAGTGGGACATCAGActtgacaagaaaataaaaataaaaaggaactttATCTTCTGAGTGGAAATTCTTTCATCAGACCACTGAAATAGTATCTCCCTTTGGCCATAGACATGGGTACATGCTTCAGGGATAACGGCTGAATCATGTTGGCCATGGAAAATGTACTCACCATTGTTGCTTTGGCTCCAGTCCAAACCTGAGAGCACACATATAGTGCCTGGCTTAGGGTTGGTGTCGGCTATGGAAATGGGCTGAACTTTGGCATTGAGTTGAGCAGGATAAGCCAACTTAATGAGCATGATATCATCCTGGGGGTTGCTATCACTATAATTCCAGTAGCGGATAATATTGATGGGGCTGATGGTCTGCTCTGTTCCATCTCTGACTCTCACCTTGAAATTTCCCAACATTACTTTTAGATTTCTGGAAAGAGAAAGGGTTGGGAGTAATCTCTTATCACCATTATCTCATCTTCATTAAAGGTGATGTTGAGTATTACAATGTGTCAGGTACTATTGTCAGTGTGTTTAATTATAAATTACCTTACTGCCAACTCTTAGAAGAGATATTTTATAGTTGGTTATACAATAGGTTATGTAATGGGTGAATTCTAATTCTTAATCCTCAGTTAACAAGTAAAATAACGAATCCCATAAGAATATttcacttgggcccggagagatagcacagtggcgtttgccttgcaagcagccgatccgggaccaaaggtggttggttcgaatcccggtgtcccatatggtcccctgtgcctgccaggagctatttctgagcagacagccaggagtaacccctgagcaccgccgggtgtgatccaaaaaccaaaaaaaaaaaaaaaaaaaaaagaatatttcacttGTGGTTATTGAGTAAGTGGTGGGGCTTTaactagtttgtttttatttcactttataatTGTAATATAGAGGAAGATTAGATAGAAATGAACATATTCTCTCTTCTCCAtgtgcttttatatttttgtgagaGTGACCTGAGTCTtatatatttcttgtttgcttactTAGAActactttcagctcacttcatctTGTTCCGTTCCTTTACACTGTGATATATAGTGAAATGTTGTTTGGTACAACCCAAAGGCAAATcagattatcaaaatttagatcaaagtcaatttgtgatcattTGGATTATCTATCATTTGTGTTATTCAAATAATTGAGGATTTTTGGGCcgattggtgctagttgagccttctgtccTATTGTTTAGACTCATTGAGCTTGGTGATCTTCAGTGAAACTTTTCTTCAGATTTACTGTGATCTTATTGGATCCCACTGACACCACTAAAATTTGAAGGTTTCCAGGAGCTACGGAGTTGGAACAATTTGATGAGTTTGCAGTGAGATGAGGTTTAGTTTAGTGTTGAGCCATTTCTATAttgaagggtgttgggtgtgggtgtgggctGCTGTatcatcaggaagaaagagaaatttgctTATATTCATTCTGAGAAGCCCCAGAATTTTCTGCCTGGGCTATTCCACTTGGAAAGATTCAGCAACATTGTGTTCTTCCCATGATTAATTGTGGTGCTGGGCTCTCAAATCCTATGTTTTCAGTCACAAAACACAACCTGTGTTTCTATTCTTCTGGAGTTCAATATTTTCAACTCCCAgtttctcaaaacaaacaaaaaatctgagtggtcacatattttaaaaatatgtagtttacctaaatatttttctaaatcagtCTGAAGTAGAATCACAAATTTTTCTACTTAGTTACTTTCCATTGCTAATCAACTATTTGTATACCATATAAGCCACATCACTGCATgtcattgtttatttaaaaattcaatttattaaaGTTAATTACAGCATCAGTTATTattcatgtttaaataaaaatatttttttctttttgatttttggaccataccgtgcagcgctcaggggttatctgaGTCTGggacacttggctctgtgctcagatattgctcatggcaggctcaggggaccatatgggatgcctggaattgaacctagatctgtCGTGGGTCGgcctcgtgtaaggcaaatgccctaccactgtgctatctctttggctctagtAAAAAAGAATCTTGAGAGATTTGATGGGAGATTAAGGAAGAATAAAATGTAAACCAAATTTTCTTAACTTTCACATTGGATTGGATAAATCTTTGCTGTGGGGGGCTTATCCTGCATATCACATGTTATTTTCAGACATCCTGTTCTGTCCTCTATTTACTATGCCAATAGTATATATTGTCCCTCCTCCCAACTTCATGGCAATCAAAACTTCTCCAGACTTTGCTAAAAGTGCTTTGAAGGTAAagtctctgagtaccactgacCAATACTCACGGTAAGTAGCAGTGAGATGGGGCTAGTACCCAGTTAACTTTGATAAGGACACCCACACAAGGGGTGAAGTGAGATCTGAGGTATGCCAAATAGGGAGCATGGTCTTCTTTCTGTGCAACTGAGTCAGCGAAGTGTAATACCCCTGAGAAAATAATGAATACTCGGTATGTAAGACATTATTAAAAGAAGACAACTAAAAACttcctagtttcttttttaaagaggCACTCAAAAATACAGTAAGTGTGAAatgacttttttaaagaaaaatataaattaaaataaaataccatttaaaatacttATGATTAGTTTAAATATAATACTGAAGACATTCACCCCTAATGAGATAAACCCTGATTAACTGCATATGGTGATATTAAGTAATTGATTCTATCTTCTTGAAAAACAATTTAGAAACAGAACAATGATTATGATTTATGACTTTTGATCCCAAGAAgttattctaaagaaataatcAGTATAGATAAAGATTATGAATAAATGTGCTTCTTGATACTGTTGATAACAGTTAACCACCaagaatataaatgtataatagaGTAACAATGTttgatattgaaaataaaaagaatgtaacaAATCACCAtgtataaaattacatttattaagAGTATTTATTTTGAGAAGGAAACCTTGATGTTCTTACTTTCTGTTAAgataacaaaaatttaagtttaatCTATAATGTACACCTGCATAAAAACCACGTAACAAaactataaatgtaaatataaataattttaaaattttaattttttaaattaattcagtGAATTCAGTGAGTGAATTCAGAGGATTGACATGTGTCAAGTGAGAGGTAAAATTaataatgttcatttctttcaaCATTTCCAATGTGAACatgtcatttttataaataatttttttaaaccaggGACGGAAGGGCAGCGAGACAGATTCTAAGGATGAGCAACAAAATATTACTTTTGTCTTTGTTGCCCTCAGAACTTTTACTTCTCAAGCCTATGCCTAtactttattatacattttatgtatCAAAATTTATACTATCAAAATTCCCAAGTGGGGAAAAGGGTGTTGAGCATAGACAGGAAGAAACCATGACCACAATTTTTGATGTTGGCCTATAAAACTGATTAGCAGGCACTGAAAGGAGTGGGGGAGAATGGAAGTAGATTATAAGTAATAATGAGATTGGAGGACAGTATTTGGCATTTTGGTCATAGTGCTTAATTGTATACCAAGAtcataaactttattattattataacctTGTTACCTTAAATACAGCAATAAACATGGGCATAACATTAATAAGGACAAAATTTTGAGCTCTTGTTTGAGAGTGCTTTACATGGGTTTTAGCTCACAATATCTCTTTTATGCAGTTAGTAATATCTCTATTTGGACTAAAAAAATTGAAGCATGAACACACTAGCTTGTCCAAACTAACAGTCTGATATTTGATAAAACTTGGGCCAGTGAGTGTGTTGGACTCTACCATAGCAGCAAATTTTGCTATCAGAAGAATTGAGGGAACCTAGACTCTGGAGGAGGCAAACCCTTGCATTCAAGCCTTTGTTCCCACTGATTCAGTTCCTTAAATTCTGTTTGTATAAACCTtataaaaaaaagcttttatacCAAAATAAGTTCTTGGGCTTTATAACTACATTAGACCTTGCCCAGAGAACAATAAGACTATTGTTTCAGAATTATCAACTAGAACATTTGTTTTGTTGACTCCTTGGGACAGGAGTGTACCATCAGTCAacccagaactaagccctgaaaGGGAGAGCTTACACACTCACAAGAGACTGCCTGTTTATCCTTTTGAACCCTTCAAATACTGTCGTTTGTCTTCAATCCTATATTGATCTGAGAGCCTTAGAGAACTGATGATGATACATACCAGCAAGGATACCCAAATAGAAGATAAGTTTCATAGCAGTTCAGACTCTGTGAGGTCTCTGAAGAGAAAGATCAGCAGAGTACATGAAACTCTGATGGAATCTTCTTCTTCGGAACACCTGGTAGAATCAGTGGGCTTTGTTAGATATATGGACAACCAATGGTACTGGAAGCAGTTCTGATAGTAAATAGTAAATGGGGTGGGAGGGTGAATATGGGAGATATTTCCTGATAGACTCCTGGAGGCTCTTTTGTTCTATAGTCTATGGACTAGGATAATACCTGCCTATCTGAGTCTTCTAGTAAAGGAATTTTAGTTTCATTTCTGGATCCAGTTTGTCTTATCTACTGTCCGCCAAAATCCATCTAAATCCATCTACCGATTAAAGTAGTTTGCTTCTCTGTGGACAGGAAGCTCCAGGCTCTGGGTTTACCTTTACAATGGAGTTTCTACAGCCAGGATGTGGGGTGTTGGGTTCTCCACATTAGCTTATGAAGACTCATATAAGTTTTGCTCTTAAGCCTCCCCAATACTTACTTTACACCCCTTGGCCCCTCCTGTCTTTGTTACACTACTTTCATCTTCACCTTAGTCACTATTTCATTATTCTGTCATCATCACTACATAGGTCTGGTTGTCACCAGATTTGTGTTGATCATGAAATGTGGAAATAAAAGTTTACATAGAACAAATATTTTGACAGTTACAGAATATATTCTAGAGTTCTTTAGATCCTGGAACTACTGTTTGTTGGTGACCATTCAAAAGATTGTATTGCTaagatccattttttttttaaatcttgtaaGGTTTCTGAACCAATGCAAAATTTTAATGTTAACCCTTGCATAACAAGAGCACACTCAAAAAGATAAGAAACAGCAATATGATATCTAACTTACTGAATCCAAGACACAGAGCTTTGTAGTGCTATTTATAGAAAGTTTctatgttattaatttttattttaattaattataagaaatattatCACCAAAACCAAGTTGTAATTATGTGGCATGCTAGAGGTTTTAGCTTAAACTAGAAGGATAATCATATTGCAATACAATATGTAAGTGTCCTAAGTCAAAATATAGTTTCCCTTAAACTTGGTGGGACCAAAAGTGGTGCTGTGGGCCAAATTTCTGTTCATTGTATGCAAATCAAGttccttacatgctgtactattgcaatGGCCttgtgaatttctttttaaagctAAGTTGATTattatcattttggtttttgggacacacctagtaatgctcggggttacttctagttatgcactcagaaattgctcctggcttacgggcccatatgggacaccggggatcaaactcaggtctgttctgggtcagccatgtgcaaggcaaatgacctaccgctgtgctattgctcctattCATAAAGCTAAGTTTATTATTGAGGTTTCTTAACAATTTCTCTTGGAAAAATATAACTTATGGATATAGGGATGTGtgtgatattaaatattttcttatatgtctGTAAATTTTTGTTGAGTTCTTTATTTGTTAGTGTTGATATTTCATACATATCTAGAGATACATGAGTCCTCACATGCATGTGAGTACTACCTTGTTCTACAGAATATATCAAACTGATAGGACTAACCTTTCTAGTGTTTCATTCTTCTATATAACagattttctatttaatattttatgtatatttgatATCCAAAACAAAAGTCAATAAAGCCTCTTTAGGATTCAGCaattccattttgtttatatatgtttatatatataagcaatcccatttttatatatatatacaaagaaataaaaatgggatctaaaataattatttgcacTACCTTGTttgcagaattatttacagtagccaagatATGGTAGCAACCAAATGCCCATCAACAAATAAAGGATGAGAATGAAGTGATATATAATACATAGTAAGCACATAATATAAAAACAGATTATTATTTGGCTATGAGAATAGcttatcatttgcaaaatatacataCAACTCATGGAAATTTTGCTAAGTGAAATCAGATAGAAAAGACAAATACTGTATAAACTAACTTTATGTGTTACTTATAAAAGCAAAACATGAGTTTTGCTAGAATGAGGCTTACTAAAATGGCAATGTTAGGACTAGGAGGCAGAAGAATGGGGTTGGGGTTTGGAGATGgtttattaaaagtttttaatttctaaaacaatccttgggaaaaagaaggtgggagacatcactttccctaactttaaactatactgtAAAGCAGTGGTCATTAAGATAGCATGATATTGggataaaggcagaccctcaggtcaatggaatagaattgaatattctgagactgaccttcagatatatgatcaattaatatttggtaaaggggcaagaaatacaaagtggagcaaggaaagtttcttcaaataaacgatgttgggaaaactggtcaacatTATGCAAAAAAGTTAAATCAGACTTCTCTTTAACGCTATGCAAGAGTCAAACAAAAATGGATAAtgactttgatatcagatctgaaatcgTAAAGCACATAGAGGAAAATCTAGGaagaacacttcatgacattgaatcttaaagcatctttttgtttgtttttggaccatacccacctgagctcaggggttactcctggctctgcactcataaattgcttctgacaggctcagggactatatgtgatgccggggatcgaacccaggtttgtcctgagttggttgcatgcaaggcaaatgccctactgctgttttaTCACTTCAGCCTAAgaagctaaaagcatctttaaagatgaaacaATGTTGATCaaccaagtggaagcaaagataaacaaatgggactaattaaattgagaagcttctgcatcttgaaggaaacagtgactaggacacaaagaccatcaatggaatcaagaaactaatcacccaatacccatcagataagaggttaatatctaagatataaaagtcaTTGATAtaacttagaaaaaaatctaaccccatccaaaattggggagaataagtgaacaaacatttttcaaagaatactgaagaaatacaaagaaaaacaataataaatgctctacatcactaatcatcagagagatgcagataaaaacagcaatgagggccagagagata
This genomic interval carries:
- the PRSS37 gene encoding probable inactive serine protease 37, whose amino-acid sequence is MKLIFYLGILAGVLHFADSVAQKEDHAPYLAYLRSHFTPCVGVLIKVNWVLAPSHCYLPNLKVMLGNFKVRVRDGTEQTISPINIIRYWNYSDSNPQDDIMLIKLAYPAQLNAKVQPISIADTNPKPGTICVLSGLDWSQSNNGRHPDLRQNLEGPVMTEKACQDTEQGRTHRNSLCVKFAKVFNRIFGEVAVGTVICKDKLQGIEVGHFMGGDVGIYTNVYKYLSWIDQVTRERKTN